From Plasmodium brasilianum strain Bolivian I chromosome 5, whole genome shotgun sequence, the proteins below share one genomic window:
- a CDS encoding 2-oxoglutarate dehydrogenase E1 component yields the protein MKKIVHTNHLMRENGKYIKRAFHLSSLACSHNFNPSMASYIEGTYRIWKKDKNSVHKSWDEYFANIYEDVPSPFSNQVRIVSRQEEKSNVCIGELSKNSKLRITYVNKEMLEKGKTQNIYDLARVVQLIRWYQKKGHLYANINPLPLPNMPPYSSVIYEKDKKKMSFEDFGFTNDDLDKEFSFDLPSITGFLTKEKKTKYTLRSLINRLEETYCGTIGFEYMHITDENVVNYIVRRIENDKKYQYNKNMKKKILEDTARAFIFENYMAAKFATTKRFGVDGCETLITGMKALIKRAAVLHVDSVLMSMSHRGRLNVLFNVLHKPLEQMMSEFRGKTGFSDNIWGNTGDVKYHLGVEIDYFDEESKRYIHMGIVDNSSHLESVDPILMGQARAQQYYCNDKEKKKVLPITIHGDASIAGQGIAYETFQMSKLPSYNVGGTIHIVVNNQIGFTTYPVDARSGKYCTDIAKCIDVPIIHVNADDPEAVTYVFELSLDIRNKFNIDTIIDLVGYRRFGHNELDMPKFTNPLLYDIIARHKSVLDLYSKKLIDEKVITLEEFEQNKRNIYNLYEKVYEQSKSFVPTPKERYLPQWEHMVTPQKFSPSRKTGVEKDVLINIGKQIFTLREDFHAHPIITKLFKSRIDSLETGKNIDFGTAELLAYATLLSDGFHARLSGQDSQRGTFSHRHAVVHDQVTYKSYNIFDSLKTPHTIEVNNSLLSEYACLGYEIGYSYEHPDALVIWEAQFGDFANGAQVMIDNYIASGETKWNKQSGIVMLLPHGYDGQGPEHSSARIERFLQLCDDREDIATYSVEKDKKIIQQHNMQIINCTKPSNFFHALRRQMHRSFRKPLIAITPKKMLKMRMAFDNIENFLTSTEFLPYLPEQFSHKLYQKDKIKRIILCSGQVYYDLLNYRETNKIQSVAIARIEQLSPFPFKRFMNDLQTYPNLRDVIWVQEEHMNMGPWFYVSRRIEAAIKQLKKDNPGWGIQIPDVYYSGRDVYAAQSAGDLNLHLYQLDEFLVDSFDLNKTHHMHAHKYTVAL from the exons atgaaaaaaatagtacatACTAATCATCTGATGAgagaaaatggaaaatatataaaaagagcATTTCATCTAAGTAGTCTTGCATGCAGTCATAACTTTAACCCGAGCATGGCCTCATACATAGAGGGGACCTACAGGATATGGAAAAAGGACAA AAACTCTGTTCACAAGTCATGGGATGAATATTTTGCAAATATCTATGAGGATGTGCCTTCCCCATTTTCCAATCAGGTGAGGATAGTAAGTAGACAAGAAGAAAAGAGTAACGTATGTATAGGGGAGTTATCTAAGAACAGTAAGTTACGAATAACTTATGTAAACAAGGAAATGCTAGAAAAGGGGAAAACTCAGAATATATACGATTTGGCACGTGTAGTTCAACTTATAAGGTGGTATCAGAAGAAAGGGCATTTGTATGCAAATATAAATCCATTGCCATTACCGAACATGCCCCCATACTCAAGtgtaatatatgaaaaggataaaaaaaagatgtcTTTTGAAGATTTTGGTTTTACTAATGATGATTTAGATAAAGAATTTTCATTTGATCTGCCATCCATAACAGGCTTTTTAacaaaagagaagaaaacaaaatatacgTTAAGGAGCTTAATAAATAGATTAGAAGAAACATATTGTGGAACTATTGGATTtgaatatatgcatataacaGATGAGAATGTAGTAAATTACATTGTGAGAAGAATTGAAAATGATAAGAAATatcaatataataaaaatatgaaaaaaaaaattttggaaGATACAGCAAGagcatttatttttgaaaattatatggCTGCAAAATTTGCTACAACGAAAAGATTTGGAGTAGATGGATGTGAAACATTAATAACTGGGATGAAAGCATTAATAAAGCGAGCAGCAGTGTTACATGTAGATAGTGTATTAATGAGTATGTCACATAGGGGTAGACtcaatgtattatttaatgtattaCACAAACCATTAGAACAAATGATGTCAGAATTTCGTGGAAAGACTGGGTTTAGTGATAACATATGGGGTAATACAGGTGATGTGAAATATCATCTAGGTGTAGAAATAGATTATTTTGATGAAGAATCTAAAAGATATATTCACATGGGAATTGTAGATAATTCATCTCATCTAGAATCAGTAGATCCTATACTTATGGGTCAAGCAAGAGCACAACAATATTATTGTAatgataaagaaaagaagaaagtaTTACCTATTACTATTCATGGAGATGCATCTATTGCTGGGCAAGGAATTGCTTATGAAACATTTCAAATGTCAAAACTTCCAAGTTATAATGTAGGTGGAACCATACATATTGTTGTTAATAATCAAATAGGGTTTACCACTTACCCGGTAGATGCAAGATCGGGTAAATATTGCACCGATATTGCAAAGTGTATAGATGTTCCTATAATACATGTAAATGCAGATGATCCAGAAGCAGTGACTTACGTATTCGAATTATCACTAGatattagaaataaatttaacataGACACTATTATAGATTTAGTAGGGTATAGAAGATTTGGTCATAATGAATTGGATATGCCCAAATTTACAAATCCattattatatgatataatagCCAGACATAAATCGGTGTTAGATCTATACAGTAAAAAACTTATTGATGAAAAAGTAATTACTTTAGAAGAatttgaacaaaataaaagaaatatatataatttatatgaaaaagtaTATGAACAGTCTAAATCGTTTGTGCCAACACCAAAGGAGAGATACCTTCCACAATGGGAGCATATGGTTACACCACAAAAATTTTCCCCCTCTAGAAAAACAGGAGTAGAAAAAgatgtattaataaatataggaaaacaaatatttaccTTACGAGAAGATTTTCATGCTCATCCTAtcataacaaaattatttaaaagtcGTATTGATAGTTTAGAAACAGGGAAAAATATTGATTTTGGAACAGCCGAGTTACTTGCTTATGCTACATTACTATCAGATGGTTTTCATGCTCGTTTATCAGGTCAAGATTCACAAAGGGGTACCTTTTCACACCGACATGCAGTAGTACATGACCAAGTAACATACAAATCGTATAATATCTTTGATTCGTTGAAAACACCTCATACAATTGAAgtaaataattctttattgTCTGAATATGCATGTTTGGGGTATGAGATAGGGTATAGTTATGAACACCCAGATGCATTAGTTATATGGGAGGCACAATTTGGAGATTTTGCTAATGGAGCACAAGTAATGATAGACAACTACATAGCTTCAGGGGAAACCAAATGGAATAAACAATCAGGTATAGTAATGTTATTACCACATGGATATGATGGACAAGGACCTGAACATTCATCTGCTCGTATTGAACGTTTTTTACAGTTATGTGATGATAGAGAAGATATTGCTACTTACTCTGtagaaaaagataagaagATAATACAACAACATAATATGCAAATAATTAACTGTACGAAACcatcaaatttttttcatgctTTGAGAAGACAAATGCATAGATCATTTAGAAAACCATTAATAGCTATTACACCTAAGAAAATGCTTAAAATGAGAATGGCTTTtgataatatagaaaattttttaacatcaACCGAATTTTTACCTTATTTACCTGAACAGTTCAGTCATAAATTGTATCAAaaggataaaattaaaagaataatattgtGTTCAGGACAAGTATATTATGATTTACTAAATTACAGAGAGACTAATAAAATTCAGAGTGTTGCTATAGCCAGAATTGAACAGTTATCACCATTTCCTTTTAAAAGATTTATGAACGACTTACAGACGTACCCAAACTTACGAGATGTTATATGGGTCCAAGAAGAACACATGAATATGGGTCCATGGTTCTATGTTTCTCGTCGTATAGAAGCAGCTATTAAACAGCTTAAGAAGGACAATCCTGGATGGGGTATACAAATACCAGATGTGTACTACTCAGGTAGGGATGTTTATGCTGCTCAATCCGCGGGAGATCTCAACTTGCACCTCTACCAACTAGACGAGTTTCTCGTTGACTCTTTCGACCTCAACAAGACTCACCACATGCATGCACACAAGTACACGGTTGCGCTGTGA
- a CDS encoding protein transport protein YIF1: MNYNNNYVEHNVHDRRKANNVNNTKENESWNNMSYGKSNQMHVMNRQNVDSVTSKSFMVSSGKDNNNDRNNSSREARNNDNKNIMHNTSINSEHTNETNINMQVDSNNFMYNYNNTNPNDHYGSNPNDHYANNPNSNVSSSNYVSTHPIFGRKKVEAYGYSFVSNSASGNILNTPDVNSNVSSNNVRSNNVSSNNVRSNNDSSNNVRSNNDSSNNARSNNVSSSNASNSYSSIRNNEGRAGNDNLSGNVYYLNKDSYNMNMYMNNHIIGGSDSHGDSGSNNYIMSTKQIYADSNLMFNKNIYNSKEKEGPGTAAGADANYHRSHGMLSKESKSTQNSLEFINTINYENEMNKNKMSNALQQPFKNDNNMVSNKNNFFFSQNVNNKEDSSNKGIMHNIIESLTNNVQTNNEINNLVKQRVANMVMNELEKKIEINNETSFIGNKLSLLRGYFDVTHSYVIHKILFILMPYIYIRKALCESRTYYVYNHLKRKMESTQQDKTYGSAFILNGNNNTHYNNGKSEEMTNKMKMNSAYSSENKPFFYNEKKSSSLRLIRNNSNDINYVDYSSNIGIFKADLYIPLMSSITYILLYTLTVTAQKNNFTFNPDNLFNISSYVFILLFLETALIKFMFLLVCRDINLSFLHILSFISYKFVIMCALIITKIFFYFMYFMYTSAFGQVDDNMNKMQEDKKLVLNNPQVFKNLNNNNSNGNNSNNSNGNNVSFNFSPFSIILFLNSNTMYRLTQLYFYITVSMQMIQIFKSIHLYIHDNSNLLNNFNIKRINILILIFSFSQIFLCWILTPYFT; this comes from the coding sequence atgaattacaataataattatgtagAGCACAATGTCCACGATAGAAGAAAAGCAAACAACGTGAATAACACGAAGGAAAATGAATCATGGAATAATATGAGTTATGGAAAGAGCAATCAGATGCATGTAATGAATAGACAAAATGTAGATAGTGTGACAAGTAAAAGCTTTATGGTTTCTTCTGGAaaggataataataatgacagGAACAACAGTAGTAGAGAGGCAAGGAACAatgataacaaaaatataatgcataACACTAGCATAAATAGTGAACACACGAATGAAACTAATATTAACATGCAGGTAGATAgcaataattttatgtacaattataataacacTAATCCTAACGATCATTATGGTAGTAACCCGAACGACCATTATGCAAATAATCCGAACAGTAATGTATCATCGTCTAATTATGTAAGCACACATCCCATTTTTGGAAGGAAAAAAGTGGAAGCATATGGATATAGTTTTGTAAGTAATAGTGCCAGTGGTAATATCTTAAATACACCCGACGTTAATAGTAATgttagtagtaataatgttAGAAGTAATAATgttagtagtaataatgttagaagtaataatgatagtagtaataatgttagaagtaataatgatagtagtaataatgcTAGAAGTAATAATGTTAGTAGTAGTAATGCTAGCAATAGTTATAGTAGTATTCGTAATAATGAAGGAAGGGCAGGGAACGATAACTTGAGTGGTAATGTATATTACCTGAACAAAGATAGTTATAATATGAACATGTACATGAACAATCACATCATTGGAGGAAGTGACAGTCATGGAGACAGTGgaagtaataattatatcatGAGTACTAAACAGATATATGCGGACAGCAATTTAATGTTTAATAAGAACATATATAACAGTAAGGAAAAGGAAGGGCCAGGTACTGCAGCAGGAGCAGATGCAAATTATCATCGAAGCCATGGAATGTTAAGTAAGGAATCAAAAAGTACACAGAACAGCttagaatttataaatacaataaattatgaaaatgaaatgaataaGAACAAGATGAGTAATGCACTACAACAaccttttaaaaatgataataatatggtaagtaataaaaataattttttctttagtcaaaatgtaaataataaagaagatTCATCTAATAAAGGGATAATGCACAACATTATAGAAAGTTTAACGAATAATGTACAGACAAATAATGAGATAAATAATTTAGTTAAACAGCGAGTAGCAAATATGGTAATGAATGAACTAGAAAAAAAgattgaaataaataatgaaactAGTTTTATTGGTAATAAATTATCCTTATTACGTGGTTATTTCGATGTGACACATTCCTAtgttattcataaaattttgtttatacttatgccttatatatatatacgtaaggCATTATGTGAATCAAGAacgtattatgtatataatcatttaaagagaaaaatggAAAGTACACAACAAGATAAAACATATGGATCTGCTTTCATTttaaatggaaataataatacacattataataatggtaaAAGTGAAGAGATGAcgaataaaatgaaaatgaacaGTGCATATAGTTCAGAGAataaaccttttttttataatgaaaaaaaatctaGTAGTTTAAGGTTGATACGAAATAATTCgaatgatataaattatgtagaTTATAGTAGTAATATTGGTATATTTAAAGCAGATCTGTATATACCTCTTATGTCTAGCATTACTTATATATTGCTATATACATTAACAGTTACggcacaaaaaaataattttacatttaaccctgataatttatttaatatatcatcttatgtatttatattattatttctcgAAACAgctttaattaaatttatgttCCTCTTAGTATGCCGAGATATAAACTTATCCTTTTTACATATTCTTTCCTTTATATCttataaatttgttattatgTGTGCATTAATTATAAccaaaatattcttttattttatgtattttatgtaCACGTCAGCTTTTGGTCAGGTGGATGacaatatgaacaaaatgcaAGAGGATAAAAAATTGGTGCTCAATAACCCACAAGTgttcaaaaatttaaataataataatagtaatggtaataatagtaataatagtaatggtaataatGTTAGCTTTAATTTTAGTCCATtcagtattattttatttttaaatagcaATACCATGTACAGATTAACGcagctttatttttacattacaGTCAGCATGCAAATGatacaaatttttaagtCCATTCACCTGTACATTCATGATAATTCGAAtttgttaaataattttaatattaagagaataaatattttaatacttattttttccttttcccaaatttttttgtgttgGATTCTTACTCCTTATTTTACTTGA
- a CDS encoding hypothetical protein (conserved Plasmodium protein) has translation MNTRVAGCGLPFCKLAFAFRLNSGVSLVGCRKQFGSTAKVDDLKNAILNYYHSAQNFVQRRKEHEQAIKNYFKEYMEKGPIITSAQMEDIFLSAEEKNILNEDIKEINNFVQNKCNEKFEMTNNYVKSVVEKTELMKVLTICGIHIVPKILVFYLTEIILNLKRFLEIHKNNIVTYECRTKKNSYVRINNYYYDKEKVEVPFFLIFKSLSNVLYSLSENLMQKNEIYEYIKEEILKNYIPINDIINKAPSFLNISLLFFFINTWLLVDNDREIKTLCLDNMNKYINSISDDEINISADDIFYFILTIRLFFLTFSYNDVLNYLNNFSKNIISSLVCFPHNCEFPYNEQDEKYIYIANYMNKNNKYVELKNIKVHPFHFPLSSLKNKIIYILEKAEDYYENDVNTLRAYNFWRYFIATRENYKLLTVCRKDEYSTLFTDDKQDSILVKYANKDYVYNFEETVNMHLKSDTKR, from the exons ATGAATACAAGAGTTGCTGGATGCGGTTTACCCTTTTGCAAATTAGCATTCGCGTTTCGTTTAAACAGTGGAGTGTCATTGGTAGGTTGTAGGAAGCAGTTCGGCTCTACAGCCAAGGTGGATGATCTAAAAAATGcaattttaaattactatCATTCAGCTCAAAATTTCGTtcaaagaagaaaagaacaTGAACaagcaataaaaaattattttaaagaatatatggaaaaaggGCCTATTATTACAAGTGCACAAATGGAAGATATATTTCTAAGTgcagaggaaaaaaatatattaaatgaagacATAAAAGAGATTAACAATTTTGTTCAGAATAAATGTAATGAAAAGTTCGAAATGacaaataattatgtaaaaagtgTAGTTGAAAAGACAGAATTAATGAAAGTTTTAACAATTTGCGGGATTCATATAGTACCCAAAATATTGGTTTTTTACTTGACCGAGATCATATTAAATTTGAAAAGGTTTTTagaaattcataaaaataatattgttacATATGAATGTagaacaaagaaaaatagtTATGTAAGAataaacaattattattatgataaagaaaaagtggaagtgccattttttttaattttcaagTCCTTGTCCAATGTGTTATATAGCCTTAGCGAAAATTTAATGCAGAAGAacgaaatatatgaatatattaaagaagaaatattaaaaaattatatacccataaatgatataataaataaagctccttcttttttaaatattagtttattatttttttttataaacactTGGCTGCTTGTTGATAACGATAGAGAAATTAAAACATTGTGTCTTGATaacatgaataaatatataaattcaattTCAGAcgatgaaataaatataagtgcagatgatatattttactttattttaaccATTCGTTTATTCTTTCTTACCTTTTCCTACAACGATGTGCTTAATTACTTGaataattttagtaaaaatattatttcatccTTAGTGTGCTTTCCACACAACTGTGAGTTCCCATATAATGAGCAAGatgaaaagtatatatatatagcaaattatatgaacaagAACAACAAGTATGTggagttaaaaaatataaaggtaCATCCTTTTCATTTCCCTCTCTcctctttaaaaaataaaataatatacattttggAAAAAGCAGAAGATTATTACGAGAATGATGTTAATACTTTACGCGCATACAATTTCTGGAG GTATTTCATAGCTACACGAGAAAACTACAAATTACTTACAGTATGCCGCAAAGACGAATACAGTACTTTATTTACGGATGACAAACAAGACAGCATTTTGGTGAAATATGCTAATAAAGACTATGTGTACAATTTTGAAGAGACAGTTAACATGCATTTAAAGAGTGATACCAAGCGGTAG